One part of the Leclercia sp. LSNIH1 genome encodes these proteins:
- the rcsD gene encoding phosphotransferase RcsD has product MSQSETTAANKFSLLPGSITRFFLLLIVVLLVTMGVMVQSAVNTWLKDRSYQIVDISHALHKRIDTWRYATWQIYDNIAATPTTSSAEGLQETRLKQDVYYLEKTRRKTEALIFGSHDSATLEMTQRMSTYLDTLWGAETVPWSMYYLNGQDNSMILISTLPLKDLSSGFKESTVGNIVDSRRAEMLQQANALDERESFSSLRRLAWQNGHYFTLRTTFNQPGHLATVVAFDLPINDLIPPDMPLESFRLEQDNSVQNMRAPTDKESPDSVSISFNGSKIEIASALNTTGMRLVWQVPFGTLLLDTLQNILLPLLLNIGLLALALFGYSTFRSQPGRQSDVPVAAGTHNELRVLRALNEEIVSVLPLGLLVHDQEANRTVISNKIADHLLPHLNLQNITSMADQHQGVIQATINNELYEIRQFRSQVASRTQIFIIRDQDREVLVNKKLKQAQRLYEKNQQGRAAFMQNIGEAFKLPLKALASEAAHLSTPESMQLSAHADTLVRLVDEIQLANMLENDTWKSTASLFSIQDLIDEVVPEVLPVIKRKGLQLLINNPLRANDERHGDRDALRRILLMLIQYAVTTTQIGKITLEVSSDESADDRLTFRILDTGEGVTASEIDNLHFPFLNETQGDNYGKANALTFWLCDQLARKLGGHLNIKARESLGTRYSLHVKMAASPQDAEEDERLLDDVVIMVDVTSNEIRNIVVRQLENWGASCISPDERLASQEYDLFLTDNPSNLTASGLLLSDDEPGVRKIGPGQVRVNFNMSNAMQEAVLQLIEEQLAQETIPESPLGGNENAELHASGYYSLFVDTVPDDVKRLYTESAVNDFAALAQTAHRLKGVFAMLNLVPGKQLCETLEHLIREKDAASIEKYISDIDAYVKSLL; this is encoded by the coding sequence ATGAGTCAGTCTGAAACCACAGCCGCGAACAAGTTTTCCCTGCTCCCGGGCAGCATTACTCGTTTCTTTCTTCTATTGATCGTTGTGCTGTTAGTGACCATGGGCGTAATGGTGCAGAGCGCCGTGAACACCTGGCTCAAAGACCGCAGCTATCAGATTGTCGATATCAGCCACGCGCTGCATAAACGCATCGACACCTGGCGCTACGCCACCTGGCAGATTTATGACAACATCGCGGCAACCCCTACCACCTCCTCTGCTGAAGGTTTGCAGGAGACGCGCCTGAAACAGGACGTCTACTATCTTGAGAAGACGCGACGCAAAACCGAAGCCCTGATTTTCGGTTCCCACGACAGCGCCACGCTGGAGATGACCCAGCGCATGTCGACCTATCTGGATACGCTTTGGGGCGCTGAGACTGTTCCCTGGTCGATGTACTATCTCAACGGTCAGGACAACAGCATGATCCTGATCTCCACCCTGCCACTTAAAGATCTCTCTTCCGGGTTTAAAGAGTCTACGGTGGGTAATATTGTCGACTCCCGTCGCGCGGAGATGCTCCAGCAGGCTAACGCTTTGGATGAGCGCGAAAGTTTCTCCTCCCTGCGCCGACTGGCATGGCAAAATGGCCACTACTTCACCCTGCGTACGACGTTCAATCAGCCAGGCCATCTGGCCACGGTGGTGGCCTTTGATCTGCCCATCAACGATCTGATCCCGCCGGATATGCCGCTGGAAAGTTTCCGCCTGGAGCAGGACAATAGCGTGCAAAATATGCGCGCGCCAACGGATAAAGAGAGCCCTGACAGCGTCTCCATCTCCTTTAATGGTTCGAAAATCGAAATTGCTTCCGCCCTGAACACCACCGGCATGCGTCTGGTCTGGCAGGTGCCTTTCGGCACGCTGCTGCTGGATACGCTGCAAAATATCCTGTTGCCGCTGCTGCTCAATATTGGTCTGCTGGCGCTGGCGCTGTTCGGTTACAGCACCTTCCGTTCGCAGCCGGGTCGCCAGAGCGATGTTCCCGTGGCAGCCGGTACCCATAATGAGCTGCGCGTCCTGCGCGCGCTGAATGAAGAGATTGTCTCTGTGCTGCCGCTCGGCCTGTTGGTGCACGATCAGGAGGCTAACCGCACGGTGATCAGCAACAAAATCGCCGACCACCTGCTGCCCCACCTGAATCTGCAAAACATCACCAGCATGGCGGATCAGCACCAGGGGGTGATTCAGGCCACGATTAATAATGAGCTGTACGAGATCCGCCAGTTCCGCAGCCAGGTGGCGTCGCGCACGCAAATATTCATTATTCGCGATCAGGATCGCGAGGTGCTGGTGAATAAAAAGCTCAAGCAGGCGCAAAGGCTGTATGAGAAAAACCAGCAGGGCCGCGCAGCGTTTATGCAAAATATCGGCGAAGCGTTCAAGCTGCCGCTGAAGGCGCTTGCCAGCGAAGCCGCCCATTTATCCACCCCGGAGAGCATGCAGCTGTCCGCTCATGCCGATACGCTGGTACGGCTGGTGGATGAGATCCAGCTTGCCAACATGCTGGAAAATGATACCTGGAAGAGCACGGCGTCGCTGTTTTCCATTCAGGATCTGATTGATGAAGTGGTGCCGGAGGTACTGCCTGTCATCAAGCGTAAAGGGCTTCAACTGCTGATCAACAATCCGCTGCGCGCGAACGATGAGCGTCATGGCGACCGCGACGCCCTGCGCCGCATTCTGCTGATGCTGATCCAGTACGCGGTCACTACCACCCAGATCGGCAAAATTACCCTTGAAGTGAGCAGCGATGAATCGGCTGACGACCGCCTCACCTTCCGCATTCTGGATACCGGCGAAGGGGTGACGGCCAGCGAAATTGATAACCTGCACTTCCCGTTCCTCAACGAGACTCAGGGCGACAACTATGGCAAAGCCAATGCCCTCACCTTCTGGCTCTGCGATCAGCTGGCGCGTAAGCTTGGCGGCCATCTGAATATCAAAGCGCGTGAGTCGCTGGGCACCCGTTACTCTCTTCACGTTAAAATGGCGGCCAGCCCGCAGGATGCGGAGGAGGATGAACGCCTGCTGGATGATGTGGTAATAATGGTGGATGTGACCTCAAATGAGATCCGTAATATTGTGGTTCGTCAGCTGGAAAACTGGGGTGCGAGCTGTATCTCGCCGGACGAACGGCTGGCAAGTCAAGAATATGATCTCTTTTTAACAGATAATCCGTCTAATCTTACTGCCTCGGGCTTGCTTTTAAGCGATGATGAGCCAGGCGTGCGGAAAATTGGCCCCGGCCAGGTGCGCGTCAACTTTAATATGAGCAATGCTATGCAGGAAGCTGTACTACAACTAATAGAAGAGCAACTGGCGCAGGAAACGATCCCGGAATCCCCACTGGGCGGCAATGAAAATGCTGAACTTCATGCCAGCGGATATTATTCGCTCTTTGTAGACACAGTTCCAGATGATGTTAAGAGGTTGTATACTGAATCGGCCGTGAACGACTTCGCGGCGCTGGCTCAGACAGCACACCGGCTCAAAGGGGTGTTTGCCATGCTTAATCTGGTTCCAGGCAAGCAATTATGTGAAACGCTGGAACATCTTATTCGTGAGAAAGATGCCGCCAGCATAGAAAAATACATCAGCGACATTGACGCCTACGTCAAAAGCTTGCTGTAG
- the rcsB gene encoding response regulator transcription factor RcsB, translating to MNNMNVIIADDHPIVLFGIRKSLEQIEWVNVVGEFEDSTALINNLPKLDAHVLITDLSMPGDKYGDGITLIKYIKRHFPSISIIVLTMNNNPAILSAVLDLDIEGIVLKQGAPTDLPKALAALQKGKKFTPESVSRLLEKISAGGYGDKRLSPKESEVLRLFAEGFLVTEIAKKLNRSIKTISSQKKSAMMKLGVENDIALLNYLSSVTLSPADKE from the coding sequence ATGAACAATATGAACGTAATTATTGCCGATGACCATCCGATTGTACTGTTCGGTATTCGCAAATCACTTGAACAGATCGAGTGGGTGAATGTAGTTGGCGAATTTGAAGATTCCACAGCACTGATTAATAACCTGCCTAAGCTTGATGCGCACGTGCTCATCACCGACCTTTCCATGCCTGGAGATAAGTACGGTGACGGGATTACGCTGATCAAATACATCAAGCGCCATTTCCCGAGCATTTCGATCATCGTGCTGACCATGAACAATAACCCGGCGATTTTAAGTGCGGTTCTGGATCTCGATATCGAAGGCATCGTCCTGAAACAGGGCGCGCCGACCGATCTGCCGAAAGCGCTGGCCGCGCTGCAGAAAGGGAAAAAATTCACGCCGGAAAGCGTCTCCCGCCTGCTGGAAAAAATCAGCGCCGGCGGTTACGGTGACAAACGCCTGTCGCCAAAAGAGAGTGAAGTCCTGCGTCTGTTTGCCGAAGGTTTCCTGGTAACCGAAATTGCCAAGAAGCTGAACCGCAGTATCAAGACCATCAGTAGCCAGAAAAAATCGGCGATGATGAAGCTGGGTGTGGAGAACGATATCGCCCTGCTGAACTATCTCTCTTCCGTGACCCTGAGTCCGGCGGATAAAGAGTAA
- the rcsC gene encoding two-component system sensor histidine kinase RcsC: MKYLVSFRTTLKVSRYLFRALALLIWVLIALFSVFYIVNALHQKEAEIRQEFNLSFDQSQRYIQRTADVMKELKYIAENRLTAENGVLAIRGRDSKADAPNFEPLFPDSDCSAMGSAWRGSLESLAWFMRYWRDNFSAAYDLNRVFLIGSENLCMADFGLRDVPVDRDSALKSLHERIIKYRNAPQDERGNNLFWISQGPRSGVGYFYALTPVYLGNRLQAMLGIEQTIRMENFFTPGNLPMGVTILDENGHSLISLAGPESRLKVDPRWMQERSWFGYSAGFRDLVLKKSLPPSSLSIVYSVPVDMVLERIRMLILNSVLLNVLVGIALFTLARMYERKIFIPAEIDAQRLEEHEQFNRKIVASAPVGICILRTLDGTNILSNELAHNYLNMLTHEDRQRLTQIICGQQVNFVDVLTSNNTNLQISFVHSRYRNENVAICVLVDVSARVKMEESLQDMAQSAEQASQSKSMFLATVSHELRTPLYGIIGNLDLLQTKELPRGVDRLVTAMNNSSSLLLKIISDILDFSKIESEQLKIEPREFSPREVMNHISANYLPLVVRKQLGLYCFIEPDVPLTLQGDPMRLQQVISNLLSNAIKFTDMGCIVMHVAKAGDYLSIRVRDTGVGIPAKEVVKLFDPFFQVGTGVQRNFQGTGLGLAICEKLISMMDGDISVDTEPGMGSQFTIRIPLYAAQSPGNMLIEGLSDKRCWLAVNNASLYAYLESLLGSYGIRVARYAGQTPDAEDMLLTDDELTKPWQGKAAVIFCRRHIGIALERAHGEWVNSVASPHELITLLARIYRVEMDSADGTASLPSPESEQSLNEDMMILVVDDHPINRRLLADQLGSLGYQCKTANDGVDALNVLSKNHIDIVLSDVNMPNMDGYRLTQRIRQLGLTLPVVGVTANALAEEKQRCLESGMDSCLSKPVTLDVLKQTLSVYAERVRRARG, from the coding sequence TTGAAATACCTCGTCTCCTTTCGAACCACGCTGAAAGTTTCTCGCTATCTTTTTCGGGCGCTGGCGCTCCTGATTTGGGTGCTTATCGCGCTATTTTCAGTGTTTTACATCGTCAATGCGCTGCACCAGAAGGAGGCGGAGATCCGTCAGGAGTTTAACCTCAGCTTCGACCAGTCCCAGCGCTATATTCAGCGCACCGCGGACGTCATGAAGGAGCTCAAGTATATCGCCGAGAACCGTCTGACGGCGGAGAATGGCGTTCTGGCTATCCGCGGGCGCGACAGTAAGGCGGACGCTCCCAACTTTGAGCCGCTTTTCCCCGACTCTGACTGCTCGGCGATGGGCTCCGCATGGCGGGGATCGCTGGAGTCACTGGCCTGGTTTATGCGCTACTGGCGCGATAACTTCTCGGCAGCCTATGACCTGAACCGCGTCTTCCTGATTGGCAGCGAAAATCTCTGTATGGCCGATTTTGGCCTGCGCGATGTGCCGGTGGATCGTGACAGCGCGCTGAAAAGCCTGCACGAGCGGATCATCAAGTACCGTAACGCGCCGCAGGATGAACGCGGTAATAATCTGTTCTGGATAAGCCAGGGGCCGCGTTCAGGGGTAGGGTACTTCTATGCCCTGACGCCGGTCTATCTGGGCAACCGTCTGCAGGCGATGCTCGGTATCGAGCAGACTATCCGCATGGAGAACTTTTTCACCCCGGGTAATCTGCCGATGGGCGTCACCATTCTTGATGAAAATGGCCACTCTCTTATTTCGCTGGCCGGGCCGGAATCGCGGCTGAAGGTTGATCCTCGCTGGATGCAGGAGCGCTCATGGTTTGGTTACAGCGCCGGTTTTCGTGACCTGGTGTTGAAAAAAAGCCTGCCGCCTTCGTCGCTGAGCATTGTTTACTCCGTACCGGTGGATATGGTGCTGGAGCGTATTCGGATGCTGATCCTCAACTCGGTACTGCTGAACGTGCTGGTGGGGATTGCGCTATTTACCCTCGCGCGGATGTACGAGCGTAAAATCTTTATTCCGGCGGAGATCGATGCCCAGCGTCTTGAAGAGCATGAGCAGTTTAACCGTAAGATTGTTGCCTCTGCGCCGGTGGGGATCTGTATTTTACGCACCCTTGACGGGACCAACATCCTCAGTAACGAGCTGGCGCATAACTATCTCAATATGCTCACCCATGAGGACCGACAGCGGCTGACGCAGATTATCTGTGGGCAGCAGGTCAACTTCGTCGATGTCCTGACCAGTAACAACACCAACCTGCAGATAAGCTTTGTCCATTCGCGCTATCGCAATGAGAACGTGGCGATCTGCGTGCTGGTGGATGTCTCCGCGCGCGTCAAAATGGAAGAGTCATTGCAGGATATGGCCCAGTCCGCCGAACAGGCCAGCCAGTCGAAATCGATGTTCCTTGCTACCGTCAGTCACGAATTGCGTACTCCGCTCTACGGGATTATCGGTAACCTCGATCTGCTGCAGACCAAAGAGTTGCCGCGTGGCGTTGACCGTCTGGTGACGGCGATGAACAACTCTTCCAGCCTGCTGCTGAAAATCATCAGCGACATTCTCGACTTCTCTAAGATCGAGTCCGAGCAGCTAAAAATTGAACCGCGCGAATTTTCGCCGCGCGAGGTGATGAACCATATCAGCGCCAACTACCTGCCGCTGGTGGTGCGTAAGCAGCTGGGGCTGTACTGCTTTATTGAGCCAGACGTGCCGCTAACGTTGCAGGGCGATCCGATGCGCCTGCAGCAGGTGATCTCCAACCTGCTCAGCAACGCCATTAAGTTCACCGATATGGGCTGCATTGTGATGCATGTCGCCAAAGCAGGGGACTACCTGAGCATTCGCGTGCGCGACACCGGGGTGGGGATCCCGGCAAAAGAGGTGGTCAAACTCTTCGACCCGTTCTTCCAGGTGGGGACGGGGGTTCAGCGCAACTTCCAGGGCACCGGGCTGGGGCTGGCGATCTGTGAAAAACTGATCAGCATGATGGACGGCGATATCTCGGTGGATACCGAACCGGGCATGGGCAGTCAGTTTACTATCCGTATTCCACTTTATGCGGCGCAGTCTCCGGGCAACATGCTGATTGAGGGATTAAGCGATAAACGCTGCTGGCTGGCGGTGAATAATGCCTCGCTGTATGCCTACCTGGAGTCTCTGCTGGGCTCATACGGCATTCGGGTGGCGCGCTACGCCGGCCAAACCCCGGACGCGGAAGATATGCTTCTCACCGACGATGAGCTGACGAAGCCGTGGCAGGGTAAAGCGGCGGTGATCTTCTGCCGGCGCCATATCGGTATCGCCCTGGAGCGTGCGCACGGCGAATGGGTGAACAGCGTGGCCTCGCCACATGAGCTGATTACGCTGCTGGCGCGCATCTATCGTGTGGAAATGGACAGCGCGGACGGAACAGCCTCGCTGCCGTCGCCGGAATCTGAGCAGTCGTTGAATGAGGATATGATGATCCTGGTGGTGGACGACCATCCGATTAACCGCCGCCTGCTGGCCGATCAGCTCGGCTCGCTGGGCTATCAGTGTAAAACGGCGAATGACGGCGTGGATGCCCTCAATGTGCTGAGCAAAAACCATATCGACATTGTCCTGAGTGATGTGAACATGCCGAATATGGATGGCTATCGCCTGACCCAGCGTATCCGCCAGCTCGGTCTGACGCTGCCGGTGGTGGGTGTCACCGCTAACGCGCTGGCAGAGGAGAAGCAGCGCTGTCTGGAATCGGGGATGGATAGCTGTCTTTCCAAGCCGGTAACGCTGGATGTCCTGAAACAGACGCTGTCGGTATATGCGGAGCGGGTGAGAAGAGCGCGGGGATAA
- the gyrA gene encoding DNA topoisomerase (ATP-hydrolyzing) subunit A: MSDLAREITPVNIEEELKSSYLDYAMSVIVGRALPDVRDGLKPVHRRVLYAMNVLGNDWNKAYKKSARVVGDVIGKYHPHGDSAVYDTIVRMAQPFSLRYMLVDGQGNFGSIDGDSAAAMRYTEIRLAKIAHELMADLEKETVDFVDNYDGTEKIPDVMPTKIPNLLVNGSSGIAVGMATNIPPHNITEVINGCLAYIEDEEISIEGLMEHIPGPDFPTAAIINGRRGIEEAYRTGRGKIYIRARAEVEADAKSGRETIIVHEIPYQVNKARLIEKIAELVKEKRIEGISALRDESDKDGMRIVIEIKRDAVGEVVLNNLYSLTQLQVSFGINMVALHHGQPKIMNLKDILSAFVRHRREVVTRRTIFELRKARDRAHILEALAVALANIDPIIELIRRAPTPAEAKAGLIAQPWDLGNVSAMLERAGDDAARPEWLEPQYGIREGKYWLTEQQAQAILDLRLQKLTGLEHEKLLDEYKELLEQIAELLHILGSADRLMEVIREELELIRDQFGDERRTEITANSADINIEDLINQEDVVVTLSHQGYVKYQPLTDYEAQRRGGKGKSAARIKEEDFIDRLLVANTHDTILCFSSRGRLYWMKVYQLPEASRGARGRPIVNLLPLEQNERITAILPVREYAEGVNVFMATASGTVKKTALTEFSRPRSAGIIAVNLNEGDELIGVDLTSGSDEVMLFSAAGKVVRFKENAVRAMGRTATGVRGIKLAGEDSVVSLIVPRGEGAILTVTQNGYGKRTAQDEYPTKSRGTQGVISIKVTERNGSVVGAVQVDDADQIMMITDAGTLVRTRVSEISVVGRNTQGVILIRTAEDENVVGLQRVAEPVDDEELDSIDGSVAEGDDEIAPEAEIDDDAADDAEE, translated from the coding sequence ATGAGCGACCTTGCGAGAGAAATTACACCGGTTAACATCGAGGAAGAGCTGAAGAGCTCCTATCTGGATTATGCGATGTCGGTCATTGTTGGCCGTGCGCTGCCGGATGTCCGCGATGGACTTAAGCCGGTACACCGTCGCGTACTATACGCCATGAACGTATTGGGCAATGACTGGAATAAAGCGTACAAAAAATCTGCCCGTGTCGTTGGTGACGTAATCGGTAAATACCATCCTCATGGTGATTCCGCGGTGTACGACACTATCGTCCGTATGGCGCAGCCGTTCTCGCTGCGTTACATGCTGGTTGATGGTCAGGGTAACTTCGGTTCTATCGACGGCGACTCCGCTGCGGCAATGCGTTATACGGAAATCCGCCTGGCGAAGATTGCCCATGAGCTGATGGCCGATCTGGAAAAAGAGACGGTAGATTTTGTCGACAACTATGACGGCACGGAAAAAATTCCTGACGTTATGCCGACGAAGATCCCTAACCTGCTGGTAAACGGTTCGTCCGGTATCGCCGTAGGTATGGCGACCAACATTCCGCCGCACAACATCACCGAAGTGATTAACGGCTGCCTGGCCTATATCGAGGATGAAGAGATCAGCATTGAAGGGCTGATGGAACACATCCCGGGCCCGGACTTCCCGACCGCCGCCATCATTAATGGCCGTCGCGGTATCGAAGAGGCCTACCGTACCGGTCGCGGCAAGATCTATATTCGTGCCCGCGCCGAAGTCGAAGCGGATGCCAAATCTGGCCGTGAGACCATTATCGTCCACGAAATTCCGTATCAGGTGAACAAAGCGCGCCTGATCGAGAAGATTGCCGAGCTGGTTAAAGAGAAACGTATTGAAGGTATCAGCGCGCTGCGTGATGAGTCTGACAAAGACGGCATGCGTATCGTGATTGAAATCAAACGTGACGCGGTAGGGGAAGTGGTGCTTAACAACCTCTATTCCCTGACTCAGCTTCAGGTCTCCTTCGGTATTAACATGGTGGCACTGCACCATGGTCAGCCGAAGATCATGAACCTGAAAGACATTCTGAGCGCGTTCGTGCGTCACCGCCGTGAAGTGGTGACCCGTCGGACTATTTTCGAACTGCGTAAAGCCCGCGATCGTGCGCACATCCTTGAAGCGCTGGCGGTGGCCCTGGCAAACATCGATCCGATCATCGAACTGATCCGTCGTGCGCCAACCCCTGCCGAAGCGAAAGCGGGCCTGATCGCCCAGCCGTGGGATCTGGGCAACGTCTCTGCGATGCTGGAACGTGCCGGTGACGATGCCGCGCGTCCTGAGTGGCTGGAGCCGCAGTACGGTATTCGCGAGGGCAAATACTGGCTGACCGAACAGCAGGCCCAGGCGATTCTGGATCTGCGTCTGCAGAAACTGACCGGCCTTGAGCATGAAAAACTGCTCGACGAGTACAAAGAGCTGCTGGAGCAGATCGCTGAGCTGCTGCATATCCTCGGCAGCGCCGATCGTCTGATGGAGGTGATCCGCGAGGAGCTGGAGCTGATCCGCGATCAGTTCGGCGACGAGCGTCGCACGGAAATTACCGCCAACTCCGCGGATATCAACATCGAAGACCTGATCAACCAGGAAGACGTTGTGGTTACCCTGTCTCACCAGGGCTACGTGAAGTACCAGCCGTTAACCGACTATGAAGCACAGCGTCGTGGCGGTAAGGGCAAATCAGCGGCACGTATTAAAGAAGAAGACTTTATCGACCGCCTGCTGGTGGCCAACACCCATGACACCATCCTCTGCTTCTCCAGCCGGGGCCGTCTGTACTGGATGAAGGTTTATCAGCTGCCGGAAGCGAGCCGTGGCGCCCGTGGACGTCCAATTGTCAACCTGCTGCCGCTGGAACAAAACGAACGTATTACGGCGATCCTGCCGGTTCGCGAGTACGCTGAAGGGGTGAACGTCTTTATGGCGACCGCCAGCGGTACGGTGAAGAAAACCGCCCTGACCGAGTTCAGCCGCCCACGTTCTGCCGGCATTATCGCCGTCAACCTGAACGAAGGCGATGAACTGATTGGCGTGGATCTGACCTCCGGCTCCGATGAAGTGATGCTCTTCTCTGCCGCCGGTAAAGTGGTGCGCTTCAAAGAGAACGCGGTGCGCGCCATGGGCCGTACGGCGACCGGTGTCCGCGGGATCAAACTGGCGGGCGAAGACAGCGTGGTCTCCCTGATTGTTCCACGTGGCGAAGGCGCAATCCTCACCGTCACCCAGAATGGTTACGGTAAGCGTACTGCCCAGGACGAATATCCAACCAAGTCCCGTGGCACGCAGGGCGTTATCTCGATTAAAGTCACCGAGCGCAATGGTTCCGTTGTGGGCGCGGTACAGGTCGATGATGCCGACCAGATCATGATGATTACCGATGCCGGTACGCTGGTGCGTACCCGTGTGTCGGAAATCAGCGTGGTCGGGCGTAACACCCAGGGTGTGATCCTCATCCGTACTGCGGAAGATGAAAACGTGGTGGGTCTGCAGCGTGTTGCTGAGCCAGTGGATGACGAAGAGCTCGATTCAATCGACGGTAGCGTGGCAGAAGGTGACGATGAAATCGCGCCGGAAGCGGAAATCGACGATGATGCGGCAGATGATGCCGAAGAGTAA
- the ubiG gene encoding bifunctional 2-polyprenyl-6-hydroxyphenol methylase/3-demethylubiquinol 3-O-methyltransferase UbiG translates to MNAEKSPMADNVDHEEIAKFEAVASRWWDLEGEFKPLHRINPLRLGYIAERSGGLFGKKVLDVGCGGGILAESMAREGATVTGLDMGFEPLQVARLHALESGIQLEYVQETVEAHVAEHAHQYDIVTCMEMLEHVPDPQSVVKACAALVKPGGQVFFSTINRNGKAWLMAVVGAEYVLRMVPKGTHDVKKFIKPAELLSWVDNTWLKEQHMTGLHYNPLTEKFKLAPGVDVNYMLHTTAKKEQE, encoded by the coding sequence ATGAATGCGGAAAAATCCCCGATGGCTGACAACGTCGACCACGAAGAGATCGCCAAATTTGAAGCCGTGGCCTCGCGCTGGTGGGATCTTGAAGGTGAGTTCAAACCGCTGCACCGCATTAACCCTCTGCGCCTGGGCTATATCGCGGAGCGTTCCGGCGGCCTGTTCGGTAAAAAAGTGCTTGATGTGGGGTGCGGCGGCGGCATCCTGGCCGAGAGCATGGCGCGCGAAGGCGCCACGGTGACCGGGCTGGATATGGGCTTCGAGCCACTGCAGGTAGCACGTCTGCACGCGCTGGAGAGCGGTATCCAGTTGGAGTACGTGCAGGAAACGGTTGAAGCCCATGTGGCGGAGCACGCCCACCAGTACGACATCGTCACCTGCATGGAGATGCTGGAGCATGTTCCCGATCCGCAATCGGTGGTGAAAGCCTGTGCCGCGCTGGTGAAGCCGGGCGGTCAGGTGTTCTTCTCCACCATCAACCGCAACGGCAAGGCCTGGCTGATGGCGGTGGTTGGCGCAGAGTACGTGCTGCGAATGGTGCCAAAAGGCACGCACGATGTGAAAAAATTCATCAAGCCGGCAGAATTACTGAGCTGGGTCGACAACACCTGGCTTAAAGAACAGCATATGACCGGCCTGCACTACAATCCCCTGACCGAGAAATTCAAACTGGCGCCAGGCGTGGACGTTAACTACATGCTCCATACCACCGCCAAAAAAGAGCAAGAGTAA